One Anaerotignum faecicola genomic window, GGCATTCCGGCGTGCTACGGATCTGGCTATGGCCATGGAGGCGAGGTGCTACCGCGGCGGTGAGGGAAGAACGAAGATGAAGCCGCTTCATTATGCAAAGCGGGATGGCGTGACATATCTGGTTTACATCGCTTATCTGGCCGTGATCATTGTTTTGAGAATCCTGATATAAGGCGGTTTGGAAGAAGATGAAACGGATTAAGCTGATAGTGGCCTACGATGGCACAAACTACTGCGGATGGCAGATTCAGAACAACGGACGGACCATAGAAGAGGTCTTAAACGAGGCGCTGACGGCCCTGCTTCATGAGAAGGTGGCGGTGATCGGTGCCAGCCGGACTGATTCCGG contains:
- a CDS encoding tRNA pseudouridine(38-40) synthase TruA: MKRIKLIVAYDGTNYCGWQIQNNGRTIEEVLNEALTALLHEKVAVIGASRTDSG